One Phaseolus vulgaris cultivar G19833 chromosome 4, P. vulgaris v2.0, whole genome shotgun sequence DNA window includes the following coding sequences:
- the LOC137838396 gene encoding uncharacterized protein, with product MAIATTQGKTPPQGATSSGVLPAPQRKKLILRKPKRKTPQVVQEEEEDEETTEDGFVTKRTRVAPSSPPAIQTPTPPSPPALLPPVQATPLADAPPVVESSDPNFIENPPSVSTPFVSAGEGPPSTTSIAGAAPGGDEGAQNSPILIIESPTSPPRQEAPLALQTQEGGGESQHQAPPAPPPATNSSLPTSFEEILGPFTAKLKMMAEDLPSIVSKVVEDALKKLQDENSALKESNLITRTEAEKLSCNLLITELEHSRLEDAMDAELRSTRKEASELRQKLHLQVQEKIDLESKLVPYRLKVADLEAAKKADAAKMENLEKRSADREVLLGRVEKERDDAIAELAKAREEATKTAAELAQARDEGKKVAEDLARAREETEELKKQAQELEQSTAQVLTAGFDAALEQVACQYPELDLSMVSICNEVVDGKIVPSED from the coding sequence ATGGCGATCGCCACCACTCAAGGCAAAACCCCGCCCCAAGGTGCAACCTCTTCCGGGGTACTACCCGCCCCTCAACGGAAAAAGCTGATCTTGAGGAAACCAAaaaggaaaactcctcaagtggtgcaAGAAGAAGAGGAGGATGAAGAAACCACCGAGGATGGCTTTGTTACCAAGAGGACAAGGGTGGCcccctcttcaccacctgcaatccaaacaccaacaccgccctcacctccagctctactaccgccagtccaagcaacacccttggctgACGCACCCCCCGTGGTTGAAAGCAGCGACCCCaacttcatagagaaccctccaagcgtCTCCACAccgttcgtatctgctggagagggtcctccttcaaccacctctatTGCTGGGGCCGCACCAGGAGGAGATGAGGGCGCTCAAAACTCGCCGATACTCATAATAGAGTCTCcgacctcaccaccacgccaagaagccccccttgcccttcaaactcaagagggtggtggtgaaagtcagcaccaagctcctccagcacctccaccagcGACAAACTCAAGCCTCCCAACCTCCTTCGAAGAGATCTtggggcccttcacagctaaactgaagatgatggcagaggatcttCCCTCTATAGTATCAAAAGTTGTGGAGGACGCACtcaagaagctccaagatgagaaCTCCGCGCTAAAGGAGTCGAATCTGATTACAAGGACTGAGGCTGAAAAACTCTCGTGCAATCTGCTGATAACCGAGTTGGAGCactcaaggctggaggacgccatggatGCTGAGTTAAGGAGCacacgcaaggaggcctccgaactgcgccagaaactgcacctccaagtACAAGAGAAGATTGACTTGGAAAGCAAACTCGTCccttacaggctcaaggtggcggACTTGGAGGCTGCAAAGAAGGCAGATGCGGCCAAGAtggaaaaccttgagaagaggtcagcagatcgggaggtgCTCCTTGGGAGGGTTGAAAAGGAGAGGGATGACGCCATTGCTGAGCTCGCCAAAGCTCGAGAGGAGGCCACAAAGACTGCTGcagagttggcccaagctcgggacgaaggcaaaaagGTTGCTGAGGACCTAGCTCGAGCTCGTGAAGAAACggaagagctgaagaaacaagcacaagagctcgagcaaagcaCTGCCCAAGTCCTCACTgccgggttcgacgccgctCTGGAGCAGGTTGCATGCCAataccccgagctcgacctctccatggtatcaatctgcaacgaggtggtggatgggaagatcgtgccctcTGAAGACTAG